In the genome of Rhodoplanes sp. Z2-YC6860, one region contains:
- a CDS encoding cobyrinate a,c-diamide synthase has protein sequence MTARGLIVSAPRSSSGKTTVTLGLLGALRRKGIAVRAAKSGPDYIDPAFHAAATAQKGVNLDSWAMPPAAIEALIGEAAQASDVLVIEGAMGLFDGVPGVPGRSGAASDLAARFALPVLLILDVSGQSQSAAAVAAGFASFDPKVRVGGVVLNKLGSDRHRTLIADALKPLGIPVLGAIPRDDKMVLPERHLGLVQAGEHVNLDARLASFAEMAARHLDLDAIMAMAAPLPDLSSSTAPTLKTPGQRIALASDATFSFVYAHVLDDWRRSGAEIVPFSPLRDEAPPDHCDVCWLPGGYPELHAGALAAAQRFKDGLKEFSRTRPVHGECGGYMVLGEGLEDASGTRHAMAGLLSHATSFAKRRLHLGYRQARLLADHPLGAAGDVVRGHEFHHASIIDKGSDEPFVEVTDAQGKPVVETGSRRELVSGTFFHAIARES, from the coding sequence GTGACGGCGCGCGGGTTGATCGTCTCGGCGCCGCGTTCGAGCTCCGGCAAGACCACGGTGACGCTCGGGCTTTTGGGCGCGCTGCGCCGCAAGGGCATCGCGGTGCGCGCGGCGAAGTCCGGGCCGGACTACATCGATCCGGCGTTTCATGCCGCGGCCACGGCGCAAAAGGGCGTCAATCTCGACAGCTGGGCGATGCCGCCCGCCGCCATCGAGGCGCTGATCGGCGAGGCCGCGCAAGCCTCCGACGTGCTGGTGATCGAAGGCGCAATGGGGCTGTTCGACGGCGTGCCGGGGGTGCCCGGCCGTTCGGGCGCGGCCTCGGACCTCGCGGCGCGCTTTGCGTTGCCGGTGTTGCTCATTCTCGACGTGTCGGGCCAGTCGCAGTCGGCTGCTGCGGTTGCGGCAGGCTTCGCGTCGTTCGATCCGAAGGTTCGTGTCGGCGGCGTGGTGCTCAACAAGCTGGGCAGCGATCGCCATCGCACGCTGATCGCCGATGCGCTGAAGCCGCTCGGCATCCCGGTGCTGGGTGCGATCCCGCGCGACGACAAGATGGTCCTACCCGAAAGGCATCTCGGCCTGGTGCAGGCCGGCGAACATGTCAATCTCGACGCGCGGCTGGCAAGCTTTGCCGAGATGGCGGCGCGGCATCTCGATCTCGATGCCATCATGGCGATGGCGGCGCCTTTGCCCGATCTTTCTTCGTCCACGGCTCCGACATTGAAGACGCCGGGCCAGCGTATCGCGCTTGCGTCCGATGCGACGTTTTCTTTCGTTTACGCGCATGTGCTCGACGACTGGCGAAGGAGCGGCGCCGAGATCGTTCCGTTCTCGCCGCTGCGCGACGAAGCGCCACCGGATCATTGCGATGTCTGCTGGCTGCCCGGCGGTTATCCCGAGTTGCACGCCGGAGCCCTCGCTGCTGCACAGCGTTTCAAGGATGGATTAAAGGAGTTTTCGCGCACGCGTCCGGTTCACGGCGAGTGCGGCGGCTACATGGTTCTTGGCGAGGGCCTGGAAGACGCCAGCGGCACAAGGCACGCGATGGCAGGCCTCCTCTCGCACGCGACGAGCTTTGCCAAGCGCAGATTGCATCTCGGATACAGACAGGCGCGGCTCCTGGCCGATCATCCGCTGGGTGCCGCAGGCGATGTCGTGCGCGGGCACGAATTCCATCACGCCAGCATCATTGACAAAGGCAGCGACGAGCCGTTCGTCGAAGTCACCGATGCGCAAGGCAAGCCCGTGGTGGAGACCGGAAGCCGGCGCGAACTTGTGTCCGGCACGTTCTTCCACGCCATCGCGCGCGAAAGTTAG
- a CDS encoding thiamine pyrophosphate-binding protein has translation MNNADLIVATLKAAGIRRGFGIPSGNVLPLMEAMRKGGVDFVLTAHEGSAGFAADVTGRMSGAPGLCIATLGPGATNLTTGVGNAWLDRSPMIAITCNLVTEQLGRRIQMWIDHHALFKPITKASFRLEKGKIVETINEAVRIAMSEPRGPVHLDLPEDVALAPAKEELAAAKPATSLSPASDAAIAKAHELIAKAKRPIAVLGSTAMRLGKPDLLRQVIERHNLPFATTTMAKGMIDEDHPLSIGVIERACRQHQRKLLRSADLIVGLGYDTIEVEYEAWIAEVPLLQIDMDKVDVAPSVNVAHEVTGDLDHSLGKLATLPATTHDWTPSALAEHRRAFHAALRPASNTFTAHAAIDAVRRALPREGLLSFDVGAHTHQIASQWTAYTPKSFHVTNGWSSMGFGLPGAIAAKLARPDLPVVCLIGDGCFQMTCGEVAVAKRMGLALPIVVLDDKWLALIKVKQIRRQFPLYGTDLQEEEYTEPPQHYFGVPAVGARSPETLENAVKAALKAKGPTVIEAVVDSDHYVETVYD, from the coding sequence ATGAACAATGCCGATCTGATCGTTGCCACCCTCAAGGCCGCCGGCATCCGCCGCGGTTTCGGCATCCCAAGCGGCAACGTGCTGCCGCTGATGGAGGCGATGCGCAAAGGCGGCGTCGATTTCGTGCTCACCGCCCATGAGGGGTCCGCGGGCTTTGCCGCCGACGTCACCGGCCGCATGAGCGGCGCGCCCGGCCTGTGCATCGCAACGCTTGGCCCGGGTGCGACGAACCTCACGACCGGCGTCGGCAACGCCTGGCTCGACCGCTCGCCGATGATCGCCATCACCTGCAATCTGGTCACCGAGCAGCTCGGCCGGCGTATCCAGATGTGGATCGATCATCATGCGCTGTTCAAACCGATCACCAAGGCGTCGTTCCGGCTGGAGAAGGGCAAGATCGTCGAAACCATCAACGAGGCCGTGCGGATCGCCATGAGCGAGCCGCGCGGGCCGGTGCATCTCGACCTGCCCGAGGACGTGGCGCTCGCGCCAGCAAAGGAAGAGCTCGCTGCGGCCAAGCCCGCGACGTCTCTTTCCCCAGCCTCCGACGCCGCCATCGCCAAGGCCCACGAGCTGATCGCCAAGGCCAAGCGGCCCATTGCGGTTCTGGGTTCCACCGCGATGCGGCTCGGCAAGCCCGACCTCCTCCGCCAGGTGATCGAGCGTCACAACCTGCCGTTTGCCACCACCACCATGGCGAAGGGCATGATCGACGAGGATCATCCGCTCTCCATCGGTGTGATCGAGCGCGCCTGCCGCCAGCATCAGCGCAAGCTTCTCCGCTCCGCCGATCTGATCGTCGGTCTGGGCTACGACACCATCGAGGTCGAGTATGAAGCCTGGATCGCCGAGGTGCCGCTCCTGCAAATCGACATGGACAAGGTCGACGTTGCGCCGTCGGTGAACGTCGCGCACGAAGTCACCGGCGATCTCGACCATTCGCTCGGAAAGCTCGCCACGCTCCCCGCCACCACCCATGACTGGACGCCGTCGGCACTCGCCGAGCACCGCCGCGCGTTTCATGCGGCGCTCAGGCCCGCCAGCAACACCTTCACGGCGCACGCCGCGATCGATGCCGTGCGCCGCGCGCTGCCGCGCGAAGGGCTGCTCTCGTTCGACGTCGGCGCGCACACCCATCAGATCGCGAGCCAATGGACGGCTTACACACCCAAGAGCTTCCACGTCACCAACGGCTGGTCGTCGATGGGCTTCGGCCTGCCCGGCGCGATCGCGGCGAAACTCGCGCGGCCCGATCTGCCTGTCGTCTGCCTGATTGGCGACGGCTGCTTCCAGATGACCTGCGGGGAGGTCGCGGTCGCCAAGCGCATGGGACTCGCGCTGCCGATCGTGGTGCTCGATGACAAGTGGCTCGCGCTGATCAAGGTGAAGCAGATCCGCCGCCAGTTTCCGCTCTATGGAACAGACCTCCAGGAAGAGGAGTACACCGAGCCGCCGCAGCATTACTTCGGCGTGCCCGCCGTCGGTGCGCGCAGCCCGGAGACGCTGGAAAATGCGGTGAAGGCCGCGCTCAAGGCCAAGGGACCGACCGTGATCGAGGCCGTCGTCGACTCCGACCACTATGTCGAAACGGTCTACGACTAA
- the cobF gene encoding precorrin-6A synthase (deacetylating): protein MRKLSIIGIGAGNPDYITVQAIKALETLDVVFLIDKGENKDDLAKLRRELCDRYIKKPFRAVEAKDAARDRKPTSYETAVTTWHDKRAAIYEAMIRDELADNQHGAFLVWGDPSLYDSTLRIVDQVAAMKTVTFKLDVIPGITAVQALAAQHQIALNRIGGPIHVTTGRQLANGLPGDDTVVMLDGECTFKTVKESNVDIYWGAYLGTPDEILISGSLGERAPEIERVRSEARARHGWIMDTYLLRRT from the coding sequence ATGAGAAAGCTCTCCATCATCGGCATCGGTGCGGGCAATCCCGATTACATCACCGTGCAAGCGATCAAGGCGCTGGAAACGCTCGATGTCGTGTTCCTAATCGACAAGGGCGAGAACAAGGACGATCTCGCCAAGCTGCGCCGCGAGCTTTGCGACCGCTACATCAAGAAGCCGTTTCGCGCCGTTGAAGCCAAGGACGCGGCACGCGACCGCAAGCCAACCTCCTACGAAACCGCAGTGACCACCTGGCACGACAAGCGCGCCGCCATCTACGAAGCCATGATCCGCGACGAGCTCGCCGACAACCAGCACGGCGCGTTCCTGGTCTGGGGCGACCCGTCGCTCTATGACAGCACGCTTCGCATCGTCGATCAGGTCGCGGCGATGAAGACGGTCACCTTCAAGCTCGACGTCATCCCGGGCATCACCGCGGTTCAGGCGCTCGCCGCACAGCATCAGATCGCACTCAACCGCATCGGCGGGCCGATCCACGTCACCACCGGGCGCCAGCTCGCCAATGGCCTGCCGGGCGACGACACCGTCGTGATGCTCGACGGCGAATGCACCTTCAAGACCGTCAAGGAGAGCAATGTCGATATCTATTGGGGCGCCTATCTCGGCACGCCCGACGAAATCCTGATCTCGGGCTCGCTCGGCGAACGCGCCCCCGAGATCGAGCGCGTGCGCAGCGAAGCGCGAGCCCGCCACGGCTGGATCATGGACACGTATCTGCTGCGAAGGACCTAG
- the cobS gene encoding adenosylcobinamide-GDP ribazoletransferase → MIDQAWLRQRLTELKLGFMFLTQLPLRHDAEVAKGDLARALWSAPLVGVVVGFAGAIVFSIALVLHVPLLPAAVLTVAATTLLTGALHDDGLADVADGFGGGATRERKLEIMRDSRIGTYGVVALILSFMLRVCAIAELGDDMAVLAALIAAHAGGRAAIPLFMHIVPSARADGLAADAGVPSQTVSLVAVVIGAAALLAGLDIKGGIIALLLLAGAGAFMAWLSWRQIQGQTGDVLGALEQVGEIIVLLIAAAIVATPR, encoded by the coding sequence ATGATCGACCAAGCCTGGCTGCGACAGCGCCTGACCGAGCTGAAACTCGGTTTCATGTTCCTGACGCAATTGCCGCTGCGGCATGACGCGGAGGTGGCGAAGGGAGACCTTGCGCGGGCGCTGTGGAGCGCGCCGCTGGTCGGTGTCGTGGTCGGATTTGCCGGCGCGATCGTGTTTTCGATCGCGCTCGTCCTGCATGTGCCGCTGCTGCCGGCCGCTGTGCTCACGGTGGCGGCGACGACTTTGCTCACCGGAGCGCTGCACGATGACGGCCTTGCCGACGTTGCCGATGGCTTCGGCGGCGGCGCGACGCGCGAGCGCAAGCTCGAGATCATGCGTGACAGCCGGATCGGGACTTATGGCGTGGTCGCGCTGATCCTGTCGTTCATGCTGCGGGTCTGCGCGATCGCCGAACTGGGCGACGACATGGCCGTGCTCGCGGCGCTGATTGCCGCTCATGCGGGCGGACGCGCCGCAATTCCGCTGTTCATGCACATCGTGCCATCGGCGCGGGCCGACGGGCTGGCGGCGGATGCAGGTGTGCCGTCGCAGACGGTGTCGCTTGTCGCCGTGGTGATCGGGGCTGCCGCGCTGCTGGCCGGCCTCGATATCAAGGGCGGCATCATCGCGCTGTTGCTTCTGGCCGGCGCCGGAGCCTTCATGGCGTGGCTCAGCTGGCGGCAGATCCAGGGACAGACCGGAGACGTGCTGGGCGCGCTGGAGCAGGTCGGCGAAATCATTGTGCTGCTCATCGCAGCCGCCATCGTCGCCACGCCGCGCTAG
- a CDS encoding VOC family protein has protein sequence MSKLRHIAVIVEDPEASAKFFEEAFDMKRAGTARRGIYMSDGIFNVALLKKEGDEKLGLYHFGMWVDDLDAAEKKVVNAGGEYLAGRPTSPKSFYEAKYKSPTGLVFDLTHTGWAGAVKDVVPAK, from the coding sequence ATGTCCAAGCTGCGCCATATCGCCGTGATCGTTGAAGACCCGGAAGCTTCAGCAAAGTTCTTTGAGGAGGCCTTCGACATGAAGCGCGCCGGCACGGCACGGCGCGGCATCTACATGTCGGACGGCATTTTCAATGTCGCGCTGCTGAAGAAGGAGGGCGACGAGAAGCTCGGCCTCTATCACTTCGGCATGTGGGTCGACGACCTCGATGCGGCCGAGAAGAAGGTCGTGAATGCCGGCGGCGAATATCTCGCCGGACGGCCGACCTCGCCGAAGTCGTTCTATGAGGCGAAATACAAGAGCCCGACCGGGCTCGTTTTCGACCTGACTCACACCGGCTGGGCCGGAGCCGTGAAGGACGTGGTGCCGGCGAAATAG
- the soxB gene encoding thiosulfohydrolase SoxB — MISRREFLQVAAATAALTPAGWSRGFAQHRLTQDDLLRFEPLGNVTLVHLADLHAQLKPVLFREPSVNIGVGEARGKVPHLTGRDLLDLYKIPPESAQAYALTSDDFAALARSYGRLGGLDRIATVVKSIRAERSGRTLFLDGGDTWQNSFTSMQSKGQDMVDCMALLKPDAMVGHWEFTLGTERVKEITEKLGFPFLAQNVRDTEWNEPAFDATTMIERGGVKIAVIGQAFPYTPIANPRWMMPTWSFGIREEDLQANANKARQQGAELVVLLSHNGFDVDRKLAGRVSGLDVILTAHTHDALPDVVKVGKTLLVASGSHGKFVSRLDLDVRGGKVKDYRFKLIPIFSDAIAPDAEMAAKIAAVRAPHEKMLGETIGRTETLLYRRGSFNGTLDDVICDALLAERDAEIALSPGFRWGTSLLPGQDITREDIYNATALTYPAAYRTTMTGARLKEVLEDVADNLFNPDPYYQQGGDMVRTGGLSYTIDIAQAAGRRIGDLTLLRTGQPLDPAKDYTIAGWASVNEGTEGQPIWDVVMRHIERQRTVAPRDAGHVRVIGN, encoded by the coding sequence ATGATCTCCAGGCGCGAATTTCTTCAGGTCGCCGCAGCCACCGCCGCGCTGACGCCCGCCGGATGGAGCCGCGGCTTCGCGCAGCATCGCCTCACGCAGGACGATCTCCTTCGCTTCGAGCCGCTCGGCAACGTCACGCTCGTTCATCTCGCCGACCTTCACGCCCAACTCAAACCGGTGCTGTTCCGCGAGCCGTCGGTCAACATCGGGGTCGGCGAAGCACGCGGAAAGGTGCCGCATCTCACCGGCCGCGATCTCCTGGACCTTTACAAAATTCCGCCCGAAAGCGCGCAGGCCTATGCGCTGACCTCGGACGACTTCGCGGCGCTCGCCAGAAGCTACGGCCGGCTTGGCGGCCTCGACCGCATCGCGACGGTGGTGAAATCGATCCGCGCCGAGCGCTCCGGCCGCACGCTCTTCCTCGACGGCGGCGACACCTGGCAGAACAGCTTCACGTCGATGCAGAGCAAAGGCCAGGACATGGTCGACTGCATGGCGCTCTTGAAGCCCGACGCCATGGTCGGCCATTGGGAGTTCACGCTCGGCACCGAACGCGTCAAGGAGATCACGGAAAAGCTCGGCTTTCCATTCCTCGCGCAGAACGTCCGCGACACCGAATGGAATGAGCCCGCCTTCGACGCCACGACCATGATCGAGCGCGGCGGCGTCAAGATCGCGGTGATCGGCCAGGCCTTTCCCTACACGCCGATCGCCAATCCGCGCTGGATGATGCCGACGTGGTCGTTCGGCATCCGCGAGGAGGACCTGCAAGCCAACGCCAACAAGGCGCGGCAGCAGGGCGCCGAACTCGTGGTGCTGCTCTCCCACAACGGCTTCGACGTCGACCGCAAGCTTGCCGGCCGCGTGAGCGGGCTCGACGTGATTCTCACCGCACACACCCACGACGCGCTGCCCGACGTCGTCAAGGTCGGCAAGACCCTGCTCGTCGCTTCCGGCAGCCACGGCAAGTTCGTGTCGCGGCTCGATCTCGATGTGCGCGGCGGCAAGGTGAAGGACTATCGCTTCAAGCTGATCCCGATCTTCTCCGACGCCATCGCACCCGACGCCGAGATGGCAGCGAAGATCGCGGCCGTACGCGCGCCGCATGAAAAGATGCTCGGAGAGACCATCGGCCGCACCGAGACGCTTCTTTACCGCCGCGGCAGCTTCAACGGCACGCTCGACGACGTGATCTGCGACGCACTGCTCGCCGAACGCGACGCCGAGATCGCGCTGTCGCCCGGTTTCCGCTGGGGCACATCGCTCCTTCCCGGCCAGGACATCACCCGCGAGGACATCTACAACGCCACCGCCCTCACCTATCCGGCGGCCTACCGCACCACGATGACCGGCGCGCGGCTGAAGGAGGTGCTGGAGGACGTTGCCGACAACCTGTTCAATCCCGATCCCTACTACCAGCAGGGCGGCGACATGGTTCGCACCGGCGGCCTGTCCTACACGATCGACATCGCGCAGGCCGCCGGCCGCCGCATCGGCGATCTCACCTTGCTGCGCACCGGCCAGCCGCTCGACCCGGCGAAGGACTACACCATCGCGGGCTGGGCCAGCGTCAACGAAGGCACCGAAGGCCAGCCGATCTGGGACGTGGTGATGCGGCATATCGAGCGGCAGCGCACCGTCGCGCCGCGTGACGCCGGCCACGTGCGCGTCATCGGCAATTGA
- a CDS encoding Bug family tripartite tricarboxylate transporter substrate binding protein, producing the protein MRRIAAFLMSVTVASAAFVAPAFAEWPERPVKLIVPFAAGSSSDTIARIVAAKASEKLGQQIVVENRVGASTIIGTDAVAKAAPDGYTLGLANTTTHAASAALNTSLPFDPVKDFIPVAMIGSSPFVLISAPQMPAKTLAEFVALAKAKPGALSYASAGTGTLAHLAGELFKRQAQVDITHVPYRGTAQSMIDLMQGRIELSVSTIPPTLQQIHEGKLRALAVMGEHRNGMLPEIPTVAEAGVPGCEAGLWTAIVVPAGTPDAIVKRLNGIMAAVAAASDVQQAMKIQGVDPEPGSPETVAERIKADVVKWKDVVKTAKIAGAQQ; encoded by the coding sequence GTGCGACGGATTGCTGCGTTTCTGATGTCCGTGACCGTCGCCAGCGCTGCATTCGTCGCGCCGGCATTTGCCGAATGGCCCGAGCGGCCGGTCAAGCTGATCGTGCCGTTCGCCGCAGGCTCCAGCTCCGACACCATCGCCCGCATCGTCGCCGCCAAGGCCAGCGAAAAGCTCGGCCAGCAGATCGTGGTCGAGAACCGCGTCGGCGCCAGCACGATCATCGGCACCGATGCGGTCGCGAAAGCCGCCCCCGACGGCTACACGCTGGGCCTTGCCAACACCACGACGCATGCGGCAAGCGCGGCGCTCAACACCAGCCTGCCGTTCGATCCGGTGAAGGACTTCATCCCGGTCGCGATGATCGGCTCCTCGCCCTTCGTGCTGATCAGTGCGCCGCAGATGCCGGCCAAGACCTTGGCCGAGTTCGTGGCGCTGGCGAAGGCCAAGCCCGGCGCGCTGAGTTACGCGTCCGCCGGCACCGGCACGCTCGCGCATCTCGCGGGCGAATTGTTCAAGCGGCAGGCCCAGGTCGACATCACCCACGTGCCCTATCGCGGCACCGCGCAGTCCATGATCGATCTGATGCAGGGCCGGATCGAGCTTTCGGTCTCGACCATCCCGCCGACCTTGCAGCAGATTCACGAGGGCAAGCTCCGCGCGCTCGCCGTCATGGGCGAGCATCGCAACGGCATGCTGCCGGAAATTCCGACCGTCGCCGAAGCCGGCGTTCCCGGCTGCGAGGCCGGTCTCTGGACCGCGATCGTGGTGCCGGCAGGCACGCCCGACGCGATCGTCAAGCGGCTGAACGGGATCATGGCAGCGGTCGCGGCCGCTTCGGACGTGCAGCAGGCGATGAAGATCCAGGGCGTCGACCCCGAGCCCGGCTCGCCCGAGACGGTGGCCGAGCGGATCAAGGCCGACGTCGTCAAATGGAAAGACGTCGTGAAGACCGCCAAGATCGCCGGCGCGCAGCAATAG
- the cobT gene encoding nicotinate-nucleotide--dimethylbenzimidazole phosphoribosyltransferase, whose protein sequence is MSATTQASDDQEAAPFQTLAELRKACLDLPKGDDGAAAAVVARQAQLTKPPGSLGRLEDMVAWLARWGRNPPRLDTVDILVFAGNHGVTVHGVSPYPAAVTAQMVANFSAGGAAINQLAGSVGARLRVVPLDLDRPTADFTVEPAMDEAAFIAAVTTGYRAVRPEADLVCLGEMGIGNTTAAAAVVAALFGGGGARWAGRGTGLDDRGLTRKQTVIDKALARHVGIADDPLLVAAALGGRELAAILGATLSARHHRIPVLLDGFVCTAAAAPLAKLRTDALDHVQAAHVSAEAGHRMLLDDLKLKPLLDLGMRLGEGSGAAVAVSLLRAALACHDGMATFAEAGVANKPH, encoded by the coding sequence ATGAGCGCAACAACACAGGCCAGCGACGACCAGGAGGCTGCGCCGTTCCAGACGCTGGCCGAGTTGCGCAAGGCGTGCCTCGATCTGCCAAAGGGCGACGACGGAGCCGCAGCCGCGGTCGTGGCCCGCCAGGCTCAGCTCACCAAACCACCCGGCAGCCTCGGCCGGCTGGAGGACATGGTCGCCTGGCTCGCGCGATGGGGCCGCAACCCGCCGCGGCTCGATACCGTCGACATATTGGTGTTTGCCGGCAATCACGGCGTCACGGTCCACGGCGTCTCGCCCTACCCGGCCGCCGTCACGGCCCAGATGGTGGCGAATTTCTCTGCCGGCGGCGCCGCGATCAATCAGCTCGCCGGCTCGGTCGGGGCGAGGCTCCGCGTGGTCCCGCTCGATCTCGACAGACCGACGGCGGATTTCACCGTCGAGCCCGCGATGGACGAGGCGGCGTTCATCGCCGCGGTGACGACCGGCTACCGCGCAGTGCGGCCGGAAGCCGATCTCGTCTGTCTCGGCGAGATGGGCATCGGCAACACCACGGCTGCTGCCGCCGTCGTCGCGGCGCTGTTCGGAGGCGGCGGCGCGCGCTGGGCCGGCCGCGGCACCGGCCTCGACGATCGCGGGCTGACACGAAAGCAGACGGTGATCGACAAGGCGCTGGCGCGGCACGTCGGCATCGCAGACGATCCGCTTCTCGTTGCTGCGGCGCTCGGCGGGCGCGAGCTGGCGGCCATTCTTGGCGCGACGCTGTCCGCACGGCATCATCGCATCCCGGTACTGCTCGACGGCTTCGTGTGCACAGCGGCGGCTGCGCCTCTCGCAAAACTCCGCACCGATGCGCTCGATCATGTGCAGGCAGCACATGTCTCGGCCGAAGCCGGCCATCGCATGCTGCTCGATGATTTAAAGCTCAAGCCGCTGCTCGATCTCGGCATGCGACTCGGCGAAGGCTCAGGCGCGGCAGTCGCGGTGTCATTGCTGCGCGCAGCGCTCGCCTGCCACGACGGCATGGCAACGTTTGCCGAAGCCGGCGTCGCCAACAAGCCGCACTAA
- a CDS encoding FAD-dependent oxidoreductase, with translation MSKSDPIVVVGAGPVGLCLALALAQQDVSVVLVESMTDENFLDQVPRAGSNHPTTLEFFDRIGLYDRMEPRGLIAPKFHYWDRQDNALIAEFDHALLKDDTKFPFVLQCERIKIIEEALKLAKAHPLIDVRMATEFLGFTQNADAVLVQVKNAAGDAETIRGCYLVSAEGARSIARKDLNLEFEGFTYPERTINIEVAYDFRKHGYTERNYISDPVEYSNLFHWKGPPDRWRIHFPTNIDDDENELKRPEALQKRLQQFLGIDHEFEICGCNLYTVHQRVAAKFRVGRVVLAGDSAHVNSPIGGMGLNSGVHDAFNLADKLARILHGSADDAELDRYERQRRHVAVQHTQAGTIRNKRLLEERDPAVRKRNHDELRRQAEDPALARKFLLRTALFDSLREAEQIL, from the coding sequence ATGTCGAAGTCCGATCCCATCGTGGTGGTGGGCGCAGGCCCGGTTGGCCTGTGCCTCGCACTCGCGCTCGCGCAACAAGACGTTTCAGTGGTTCTCGTCGAGTCGATGACGGACGAGAACTTTCTCGATCAGGTGCCGCGGGCCGGCTCCAACCACCCCACCACGCTCGAGTTCTTCGACCGCATCGGGCTCTACGACAGGATGGAGCCCCGCGGGCTCATCGCTCCCAAATTTCACTATTGGGATCGCCAAGACAACGCTCTGATCGCTGAGTTCGATCACGCGCTGCTCAAGGACGACACCAAATTTCCGTTCGTGCTCCAGTGCGAGCGCATCAAGATCATCGAAGAGGCGCTGAAGCTCGCGAAGGCGCACCCGTTGATCGACGTGCGGATGGCGACGGAGTTCTTGGGCTTCACACAGAACGCCGACGCCGTGCTGGTGCAGGTGAAAAATGCGGCGGGTGATGCCGAGACGATCCGCGGCTGTTACCTCGTCAGCGCCGAGGGCGCGCGCAGCATCGCGCGCAAGGATCTGAACCTGGAATTCGAGGGCTTCACCTACCCGGAGCGCACCATCAACATCGAGGTGGCCTACGATTTCCGCAAGCACGGCTACACCGAGCGCAATTACATCTCCGATCCGGTCGAGTACTCCAACCTGTTCCACTGGAAAGGCCCGCCGGATCGCTGGCGTATCCATTTCCCGACGAACATCGACGACGACGAGAACGAGCTGAAGCGGCCCGAGGCGCTGCAGAAACGACTCCAGCAATTTCTCGGCATCGACCACGAGTTCGAGATCTGCGGCTGCAACCTCTACACCGTGCACCAGCGCGTCGCGGCCAAGTTTCGCGTCGGCCGCGTGGTGCTCGCGGGCGACTCCGCTCACGTCAACAGCCCGATCGGCGGCATGGGGCTGAACAGCGGCGTCCACGACGCCTTTAATCTCGCCGACAAGCTGGCCCGCATCCTGCATGGCTCTGCCGATGATGCAGAGCTCGACAGATACGAACGGCAGCGGCGGCATGTGGCAGTCCAGCACACGCAGGCGGGAACCATCCGCAACAAGCGGCTTCTGGAAGAGCGCGACCCGGCTGTGCGCAAGCGCAATCACGACGAGTTGCGGCGCCAGGCCGAGGATCCTGCGCTGGCGCGCAAATTCCTGTTGCGCACCGCGCTGTTCGACAGCCTGCGCGAGGCCGAGCAGATTTTGTAG
- the cobA gene encoding uroporphyrinogen-III C-methyltransferase, whose protein sequence is MNPLEALAVLHDRFPKMEPGHVWLAGAGPGDPGMLTLDALAALAQADVIVHDALVNQKTLALARPGATLEFAGKRGGRPSTQQADITARLIELARQGHKVLRLKGGDPFVFGRGGEEAIALAEAGIPYRIVPGITAGIAGLATASIPATMRGVNQAITFVTGHADPDFDWSALARTGQPIVIYMAMRNIEHITAALARGGLAPATPAAVIVAATLPEQHIVITTLDRLAGEVGKLGYRLPGLIVIGEIVTVRNQLLHLVSEAAR, encoded by the coding sequence ATGAACCCGCTCGAAGCGCTTGCGGTCCTGCACGACCGGTTTCCGAAGATGGAGCCCGGTCATGTCTGGCTTGCGGGTGCAGGCCCTGGCGATCCTGGCATGCTCACGCTCGATGCGCTGGCGGCGCTGGCGCAGGCCGATGTGATCGTGCATGACGCGCTGGTGAACCAGAAGACGCTGGCGCTGGCCCGCCCGGGCGCCACGCTGGAATTTGCCGGCAAGCGCGGCGGCCGGCCATCGACGCAACAAGCCGATATCACGGCGCGGCTGATCGAGCTGGCGCGGCAGGGCCACAAGGTGCTGCGGCTCAAGGGCGGCGATCCCTTCGTGTTCGGCCGCGGCGGCGAAGAGGCCATCGCGCTCGCCGAAGCGGGCATTCCGTATCGCATTGTCCCGGGTATCACGGCGGGCATTGCGGGCCTGGCCACGGCCTCGATCCCGGCGACCATGCGCGGCGTCAACCAGGCCATCACGTTCGTCACCGGCCACGCCGATCCCGACTTCGACTGGAGCGCGCTGGCGCGCACCGGCCAGCCGATCGTGATCTATATGGCGATGCGCAACATCGAGCACATCACCGCGGCGCTGGCGCGCGGTGGCCTTGCGCCGGCAACCCCTGCGGCCGTGATCGTCGCGGCGACCTTGCCGGAGCAGCATATCGTGATCACCACGCTGGACCGCCTCGCCGGTGAGGTCGGCAAGCTCGGTTATCGCCTGCCGGGCCTGATCGTGATCGGCGAGATCGTGACGGTGCGGAACCAGCTTCTTCATCTCGTCTCCGAGGCGGCCCGGTGA